One Rosa chinensis cultivar Old Blush chromosome 5, RchiOBHm-V2, whole genome shotgun sequence genomic region harbors:
- the LOC112203065 gene encoding proline--tRNA ligase, cytoplasmic produces MVMVHGDDRRLVMPPKVATLQAIVIPVISRNADAEAILEACRKTLDTLKKAGFRVKADLSRNPTPGQKYWHWEMKGVPLRIEIGQKSSAETLDRIQQNMFDVAREKRDACIQVARTWEEFTEALKQKKMILAPWCDEKDVKKRTKDEGEMGAAKSLCTPFGQPELAEGTLCFASGKPARKWTYWGRTY; encoded by the exons ATGGTGATGGTGCATGGAGATGACAGACGGTTGGTAATGCCACCTAAAGTGGCAACTCTGCAGGCTATTGTGATTCCAGTGATTTCTAGGAATGCTGATGCAGAAGCCATATTGGAGGCCTGCCGGAAAACTTTAGACACCTTGAAAAAAGCCGGTTTTCGTGTCAAGGCAGATTTGAGTAGAAACCCTACACCTGGTCAGAAGTATTGGCATTGGGAGATGAAGGGTGTTCCTCTGAGGATTGAAATAGGACAGAAATCAAGTGCG GAGACGTTGGATAGAATTCAGCAAAACATGTTTGATGTTGCAAGGGAAAAACGAGATGCTTGTATCCAAGTTGCAAGGACATGGGAGGAATTTACGGAAGCTctaaagcaaaagaaaatgatCTTGGCTCCTTGGTGTGACGAAAAGGATGTGAAAAAACGAACCAAGGATGAAGGTGAAATGGGAGCAGCTAAGTCGCTCTGCACCCCATTTGGGCAGCCTGAACTTGCTGAAGGGACACTTTGCTTTGCCTCTGGAAAGCCAGCAAGGAAGTGGACCTATTGGGGAAGGACTTACTAG